The Nesterenkonia xinjiangensis genome contains a region encoding:
- a CDS encoding hydroxymethylpyrimidine/phosphomethylpyrimidine kinase — protein sequence MTDHLSQTARPPMALTIAGSEATGGAGAQADLKTFQELGSFGIIALTCIVSFDPKDSWNHRFVPVEPQVIADQIEAVFGDYDADALDTVKLGMMGSPATISTVGQAIRERRPRHVVLDPVLICKGQEPGHALDTDNALKTELLPQATFVTPNHFETEQLSGMAVRSLEDLTAAAQEIHRISGAAVLAKGGVRLEGPEAVDVFVGEDGTEVLRAPKIGEHAVSGAGCSLAAAVAAKLSQGATPLEAARRAKEFVTAGIRQRVAGGTPFDALWQGGLRRSGASA from the coding sequence ATGACTGACCACCTCTCCCAGACCGCCCGCCCGCCGATGGCTCTGACGATCGCCGGCTCTGAGGCGACCGGCGGCGCCGGCGCGCAGGCCGACCTGAAGACCTTCCAGGAGCTGGGCAGCTTCGGGATCATCGCGCTGACCTGCATCGTCTCCTTCGACCCGAAGGACAGCTGGAACCACCGCTTCGTGCCCGTGGAGCCGCAGGTCATCGCTGACCAGATCGAGGCGGTGTTCGGCGACTACGACGCCGACGCCCTGGACACCGTGAAGCTGGGCATGATGGGCTCGCCGGCCACCATCTCCACCGTGGGCCAGGCGATCAGGGAGCGACGGCCTCGCCACGTGGTGCTGGACCCGGTGCTGATCTGCAAGGGCCAGGAGCCGGGCCACGCGCTGGACACCGACAACGCGCTGAAGACCGAGCTCCTGCCCCAGGCCACCTTCGTGACCCCCAATCATTTCGAGACCGAGCAGCTCTCCGGGATGGCCGTACGCAGCCTGGAGGACCTCACCGCGGCCGCTCAGGAGATCCACCGGATCTCGGGCGCCGCGGTGCTCGCCAAGGGTGGGGTCCGGCTCGAGGGCCCGGAGGCGGTCGACGTCTTCGTGGGCGAGGACGGCACCGAGGTGCTCCGTGCACCGAAGATCGGGGAGCACGCGGTCTCCGGAGCCGGCTGCTCGCTGGCCGCCGCCGTGGCCGCGAAGCTCTCCCAGGGAGCGACCCCGCTGGAGGCGGCCCGACGTGCGAAGGAGTTCGTCACCGCCGGCATCCGTCAGCGCGTGGCCGGAGGGACCCCGTTCGACGCCCTGTGGCAGGGCGGCCTGCGCCGCAGCGGCGCGTCCGCCTGA
- a CDS encoding UTRA domain-containing protein, producing MTHDLEITLDRSSPVPLYHQVASAFEKAIRDGSLPAETKLENEISLAKRYNLSRPTMRQAMDQLVQHGLVVRRRGVGTQVIGAPVRRNLKLSSLYNDLQDEGATPQTTVLSLELTRAEAEVAEKLNLAQGAEVHHMIRLRSVDGRPLAIMENWVPRSIASFDQAELESDGLYNLLRRAGIDFRMAHQTVGADIADADQATLLATDVGAPLVMMDRTALDSRGIAVECGHHVYRADMYSFDITLVN from the coding sequence GTGACCCACGACCTCGAGATCACCCTGGACCGGTCATCCCCGGTGCCGCTGTATCACCAGGTGGCGTCGGCTTTCGAAAAGGCCATCAGGGACGGATCACTTCCTGCCGAGACCAAGCTGGAGAACGAGATCTCCCTGGCTAAGCGCTACAACCTCTCACGCCCGACCATGCGGCAGGCCATGGACCAGCTGGTGCAGCACGGATTGGTCGTCCGGCGCCGCGGAGTCGGCACCCAGGTCATCGGCGCCCCGGTCCGGCGCAACCTGAAGCTCTCCAGCCTGTACAACGACCTCCAGGACGAGGGGGCGACTCCGCAGACCACTGTGCTCTCCCTGGAGCTGACCCGCGCGGAGGCCGAGGTCGCCGAGAAGCTCAACCTCGCTCAGGGGGCCGAGGTCCATCACATGATCCGTCTGCGCAGCGTGGACGGCCGACCGCTGGCGATCATGGAGAACTGGGTGCCGCGGAGCATCGCTTCCTTCGACCAGGCAGAGCTCGAATCCGATGGCCTCTACAACCTGCTGCGCCGTGCCGGAATCGACTTCCGCATGGCCCACCAGACCGTCGGCGCCGACATCGCCGACGCCGACCAGGCCACGCTTCTCGCCACCGATGTCGGCGCGCCCCTGGTGATGATGGACCGGACCGCGCTGGACAGCCGGGGGATCGCCGTCGAATGCGGGCACCACGTCTATCGCGCCGACATGTACTCCTTCGACATCACCCTCGTGAACTGA
- the iolB gene encoding 5-deoxy-glucuronate isomerase, whose amino-acid sequence MTSTRPDAPTSPWFHRAGSAAQGDWMLDLGTPDSTTEVPGWKHTGLRVADLGAGQTIALDAQEEERIVVPLSGAFTVEVDGHRYELAGRTSVFHGPTDVLYTGIRRAATVSSAGGGRVAVASAPATAEHPVRHLPAADIPLELRGAGVCSRQVHNFGTPATLEADRFIVCEVLTPAGNWSSYPPHKHDEEAEGETALEEIYYFEMQTAQDMPVPSPAEGGPDAMGYQRVYASDEREIDVTAEVRSGDVVLVPYGWHGPAMTPPGHDMYYLNVMAGPGPVRQWLISDDPHHGWIRKTWEGQDLDSRLPFSG is encoded by the coding sequence ATGACTTCCACACGCCCTGATGCCCCGACCTCGCCCTGGTTCCACCGCGCCGGCTCGGCCGCCCAGGGGGACTGGATGCTCGACCTCGGCACCCCCGACTCCACCACCGAGGTGCCGGGCTGGAAACACACCGGCCTGCGGGTGGCCGACCTCGGCGCCGGGCAGACCATCGCTCTGGACGCCCAGGAGGAGGAGCGCATCGTGGTGCCGCTCTCGGGCGCGTTCACCGTGGAGGTCGACGGGCACAGGTACGAGCTGGCCGGGCGGACGTCGGTGTTCCATGGCCCCACCGATGTCCTCTACACCGGCATTCGGCGCGCCGCCACCGTCAGCTCGGCCGGAGGCGGCCGAGTGGCGGTGGCCTCCGCACCTGCTACGGCGGAGCACCCGGTGCGGCATCTGCCAGCCGCAGACATCCCGCTCGAGCTGCGCGGCGCCGGCGTCTGTTCCCGCCAGGTGCACAACTTCGGCACTCCGGCCACCCTCGAGGCCGACCGGTTCATCGTCTGCGAGGTGCTCACCCCCGCCGGGAACTGGTCCTCCTACCCGCCGCACAAGCATGATGAGGAGGCCGAGGGGGAGACCGCCCTCGAGGAGATCTACTACTTCGAGATGCAGACCGCGCAGGACATGCCGGTGCCGAGCCCGGCGGAGGGCGGCCCGGATGCCATGGGGTACCAGCGCGTCTACGCCTCCGACGAGCGCGAGATCGACGTCACTGCCGAAGTGCGCAGCGGCGACGTCGTCCTGGTGCCCTATGGCTGGCATGGGCCGGCCATGACCCCTCCCGGCCACGACATGTACTACCTCAATGTGATGGCCGGCCCAGGCCCGGTGCGTCAGTGGCTGATCAGTGACGATCCGCACCACGGGTGGATCCGCAAGACCTGGGAGGGCCAGGATCTGGACTCCCGGCTGCCCTTCTCCGGCTGA
- a CDS encoding Gfo/Idh/MocA family protein: MTTVLGLIGVGRIGVMHARTIQALADDGVELILADVDVARARQVSAELGCRVAEDVDALFAAAPDGVVIAVGTPQHAPLILRAAQAGIPAFCEKPVAESTEASVAVLEAIARHGATVQIGHQRRLDPGHLAARQALQRGELGWLHTIRAITADMAPPSVEFLATSGGLFRDCSVHDFDSIQWLTGQRIVEVYARGSNNGDPAIGGVGDVDTAVALATLEDGTVATVSATRYNGGGHDVRLELQGSAGTVQVGLDDSYAGRSAELGVDFPAGPAHQTFHERFAEAYHHEMRAFLELVRGQRENPCPPGEAVDASRVADAAQESLETGRPVRVRR; the protein is encoded by the coding sequence ATGACCACCGTCCTCGGGCTGATCGGCGTCGGGCGCATCGGCGTCATGCACGCCCGCACCATCCAGGCGCTCGCTGACGACGGCGTGGAGCTGATCCTCGCCGATGTCGACGTCGCTCGGGCTCGGCAGGTCTCCGCGGAGCTCGGGTGCCGGGTCGCCGAGGACGTCGACGCGCTCTTCGCCGCCGCGCCGGACGGCGTGGTCATCGCCGTGGGGACCCCGCAGCACGCCCCGCTGATCCTGCGAGCCGCCCAGGCCGGCATCCCCGCCTTCTGCGAGAAGCCGGTGGCCGAGTCGACCGAGGCCTCAGTGGCCGTGCTGGAGGCGATCGCCCGGCACGGCGCCACAGTCCAGATCGGCCACCAGCGCCGCCTGGACCCCGGGCACCTCGCCGCCCGCCAGGCCCTGCAGCGCGGGGAGCTGGGGTGGCTGCACACCATCCGGGCCATCACCGCAGACATGGCTCCGCCCTCGGTGGAGTTCCTGGCCACCTCGGGGGGCCTGTTCCGGGACTGCTCGGTGCACGACTTCGACAGCATCCAATGGCTCACGGGCCAGCGGATCGTGGAGGTCTACGCCCGAGGCTCCAACAACGGCGACCCGGCGATCGGAGGCGTGGGCGACGTCGACACCGCCGTGGCCCTGGCGACCTTGGAGGATGGGACGGTCGCCACCGTCTCCGCCACTCGGTACAACGGAGGCGGTCACGACGTGCGGCTGGAGCTCCAGGGCTCCGCAGGCACTGTGCAGGTGGGGCTTGACGACAGCTACGCCGGTCGCTCCGCCGAGCTCGGGGTCGACTTTCCTGCGGGACCCGCGCACCAGACCTTCCATGAGCGCTTCGCCGAGGCGTACCACCACGAGATGCGCGCCTTCCTCGAGCTGGTGCGCGGGCAGCGCGAGAACCCGTGCCCTCCGGGCGAGGCCGTGGACGCCTCCCGGGTGGCCGATGCGGCCCAGGAGTCCCTGGAGACCGGACGCCCGGTGCGCGTCCGGCGCTGA
- a CDS encoding substrate-binding domain-containing protein, producing MHRSSRTTSVDPAPIGPASSHPSRRRITARSAAVLGIAALLVSACSGEGGRADAGGGDDADRAGGVDTEERTVYLITHAVEGDTFWDYVRSGAEEAAAKDNINLVYNSHREGAQQAELIQSAIDAGADGIAVTMAKPDAMAPAVQRAIDADVPVVSLNAGEEEAFDAGAFAHFGQNESVAGEAVGEYLEEQDISHPICVIQEQGHVGLESRCDGIREVLPDTENLYVEGSDMTQVASTVRAKVDSADDADAIIGLGGPFTMTILEEVESSESDITVGSFDLNADIAQAIVDGEILFAVDQQPWLQGYLAVDSLWLHFHGAFEPGGGLPVLTGPSIVDEDNAEAVLEFAGDGLR from the coding sequence ATGCACCGTTCATCTCGCACCACCTCCGTTGACCCCGCTCCCATCGGTCCCGCCTCATCTCATCCATCGCGGCGTCGCATCACCGCCCGAAGCGCCGCCGTCCTCGGCATCGCCGCGCTGCTCGTCTCCGCCTGCTCCGGTGAAGGAGGCCGGGCGGACGCAGGGGGAGGCGATGACGCCGACCGTGCCGGAGGCGTCGACACCGAGGAGCGCACCGTCTACCTGATCACCCATGCGGTCGAGGGTGACACCTTCTGGGACTACGTGCGCAGCGGCGCCGAGGAGGCCGCCGCCAAGGACAACATCAACCTCGTCTACAACTCCCACCGTGAGGGCGCCCAGCAGGCCGAACTGATCCAGTCAGCCATCGACGCCGGCGCCGACGGCATCGCCGTCACCATGGCCAAGCCGGACGCCATGGCCCCGGCCGTGCAGCGCGCCATCGACGCCGACGTCCCGGTGGTCTCCCTCAACGCCGGGGAGGAGGAGGCCTTCGACGCCGGCGCCTTCGCCCACTTCGGGCAGAACGAGTCGGTCGCCGGCGAAGCCGTGGGGGAGTACCTCGAGGAGCAGGACATCTCCCATCCGATCTGCGTGATCCAGGAACAGGGCCACGTGGGCCTGGAGTCTCGCTGCGACGGTATCCGGGAGGTCCTCCCTGACACGGAGAACCTCTATGTGGAGGGCTCGGACATGACCCAGGTGGCCTCCACCGTGCGGGCCAAGGTCGACTCCGCGGACGACGCCGACGCGATCATCGGCCTCGGCGGTCCCTTCACCATGACCATCCTGGAGGAGGTGGAGTCCTCCGAGTCGGACATCACCGTCGGTTCCTTCGACCTCAACGCGGACATCGCCCAGGCCATCGTCGACGGCGAGATCCTCTTCGCGGTCGACCAGCAGCCCTGGCTGCAGGGTTACCTGGCTGTCGACTCGCTGTGGCTGCACTTCCATGGCGCCTTCGAACCGGGCGGCGGCCTGCCCGTGCTGACCGGCCCCAGCATCGTCGATGAGGACAACGCCGAGGCCGTCCTCGAATTCGCCGGCGACGGCCTGCGCTGA
- a CDS encoding ABC transporter permease, whose amino-acid sequence MTTTPTAPAGAAPAPVNAGADERVSRRGLIGTLMARPEVGAAVGAMAVFVFFALVAPPFTTAGGISTVLYGASTIGIMVVGVSLLMIGGEFDLSTGVAVISSALVASLFSWYFATNIWVGVSLALVASLAVGAVNGLIFIKTKLPSFIVTLAMFLMLTGLNLALTRLIGGSVSSPPISTMDGFTSAQAIFASSVTIFGVNFRITIFYWILLVAVASFILLRTKIGNWIFAVGGDQNAARAVGVPVTATKIGLFMGVGFCAWVLGMHQLFAFSTVQSGEGIGNEFLYIIGAVIGGCLLTGGYGSAIGGALGALIFGMASRGIIYAEWNPDWFRFFLGVMLLLATIVNLMVRRRVEKK is encoded by the coding sequence ATGACCACCACACCCACCGCCCCCGCCGGGGCGGCACCGGCACCTGTGAACGCCGGCGCCGATGAGCGGGTCAGTCGGCGAGGCCTCATCGGCACCCTCATGGCCCGCCCCGAAGTCGGCGCGGCGGTCGGCGCGATGGCGGTGTTCGTCTTCTTCGCCCTCGTCGCCCCACCGTTCACCACCGCAGGCGGCATCTCCACAGTGCTGTACGGGGCCTCCACCATCGGCATCATGGTCGTCGGCGTCTCGCTGCTGATGATCGGTGGGGAATTCGATCTCTCCACCGGGGTCGCCGTGATCTCCTCAGCGCTGGTGGCCTCCCTGTTCAGCTGGTACTTCGCCACCAACATCTGGGTCGGCGTCTCGCTGGCCCTGGTCGCCTCCTTGGCGGTGGGGGCCGTCAACGGGCTGATCTTCATCAAGACGAAGCTGCCCAGCTTCATCGTCACCCTGGCGATGTTCCTGATGCTCACCGGCCTCAACCTCGCCCTGACCCGGCTCATCGGCGGCTCGGTCTCCTCCCCGCCGATCTCCACCATGGACGGCTTCACCTCCGCCCAGGCGATCTTCGCCTCATCAGTGACGATCTTCGGGGTGAACTTCAGGATCACCATCTTCTACTGGATCCTGCTGGTGGCGGTGGCCTCCTTCATCCTGCTGCGCACCAAGATCGGCAACTGGATCTTCGCCGTCGGCGGTGACCAGAACGCCGCGCGCGCCGTGGGCGTCCCCGTGACCGCCACCAAGATCGGGCTGTTCATGGGTGTCGGCTTCTGCGCCTGGGTGCTGGGCATGCACCAGCTCTTCGCGTTCAGCACCGTCCAGTCCGGTGAGGGCATCGGCAACGAGTTCCTCTACATCATCGGCGCGGTCATCGGCGGCTGCCTGCTCACCGGCGGCTACGGGTCCGCCATCGGCGGGGCCCTGGGTGCCCTGATCTTCGGTATGGCCTCGCGCGGCATCATCTACGCCGAATGGAATCCGGACTGGTTCCGCTTCTTCCTGGGCGTGATGCTCCTGCTGGCCACGATCGTGAACCTGATGGTCCGCCGTCGGGTCGAGAAGAAGTAG
- a CDS encoding ATP-binding cassette domain-containing protein, translating into MDEASQAPHHGDAAGEAGADTAVQATALVALEGAGKRYGNIIALRDVTMDVHAGQVTCVLGDNGAGKSTLIKIIAGLHQHSDGVMRINGEETVFDSPRDALGAGIATVYQDLAVVPLMPVWRNFFLGSELTVGWGPFARLDVTAMKRIAKEELFEMGIDLRDVDQPIGTLSGGERQCVAIARAVYFGAKVLILDEPTAALGVKQSGVVLRYIMQAKNRGLGVVFITHNPHHAFPVGDRFMVLKRGRSIGNHVKDEISIDDLTAQMAGGAELQELSHELAQLGGHTAEMKQVEADLEQTLRGRPAQ; encoded by the coding sequence ATGGACGAGGCATCACAGGCACCCCACCACGGCGACGCCGCTGGGGAAGCCGGAGCAGATACCGCCGTGCAGGCCACGGCGCTGGTCGCGCTGGAAGGTGCGGGGAAGCGCTACGGCAACATCATCGCGCTGCGGGACGTCACCATGGACGTCCACGCCGGACAGGTCACCTGCGTGCTGGGGGACAACGGCGCCGGGAAGTCCACCCTGATCAAGATCATCGCGGGGCTGCACCAGCACTCCGACGGTGTCATGCGGATCAATGGTGAGGAGACCGTCTTCGACTCGCCTCGTGACGCCCTGGGGGCCGGGATCGCCACGGTCTACCAGGACTTGGCCGTGGTGCCGCTGATGCCGGTCTGGAGGAACTTCTTCCTCGGCTCGGAGCTTACTGTCGGCTGGGGGCCGTTCGCCCGGCTCGACGTCACCGCCATGAAACGCATCGCCAAGGAGGAGCTCTTCGAGATGGGCATCGACCTGCGCGACGTCGACCAGCCCATCGGTACGCTCTCCGGCGGTGAACGCCAGTGTGTGGCCATCGCCCGGGCGGTCTACTTCGGGGCGAAGGTCCTCATCCTGGATGAGCCGACCGCTGCGCTGGGAGTCAAGCAGTCCGGCGTCGTGCTGCGCTACATCATGCAGGCCAAGAACCGCGGGCTGGGGGTCGTGTTCATCACCCACAACCCGCACCACGCGTTCCCTGTGGGGGACCGGTTCATGGTCCTCAAGCGCGGCCGCTCCATCGGCAATCACGTCAAGGATGAGATCAGCATCGACGATCTCACCGCGCAGATGGCCGGCGGCGCCGAGCTGCAGGAGCTCAGCCACGAGCTGGCGCAGCTGGGCGGCCACACCGCGGAGATGAAACAGGTCGAGGCAGATCTCGAGCAGACGCTGCGTGGGCGTCCAGCGCAGTGA
- a CDS encoding nuclear transport factor 2 family protein, which translates to MPDVPEPVGSFIAAVNRHDEPSFLAAFGEDGVVDDFGRIFTGPDEIKAWSDVEFIGARGTMDLESIEEKGDTVTVIADWRSNHANGRSEFTFTVDGERLRAMRIRGAH; encoded by the coding sequence ATGCCCGATGTTCCAGAACCGGTGGGCAGCTTCATCGCCGCAGTGAACCGCCATGACGAACCGAGCTTCCTCGCCGCCTTCGGCGAGGACGGCGTCGTCGATGACTTCGGGCGGATCTTCACCGGCCCCGATGAGATCAAGGCTTGGAGCGACGTCGAGTTCATCGGTGCGCGCGGCACCATGGACCTCGAGTCGATCGAGGAGAAGGGTGACACCGTCACGGTGATCGCCGACTGGCGCAGCAACCACGCCAACGGACGATCGGAGTTCACCTTCACCGTCGACGGCGAGAGGCTGCGGGCCATGCGCATCCGCGGCGCCCACTGA
- a CDS encoding sugar phosphate isomerase/epimerase family protein codes for MHLGLYTAPLHDRPLADALKVVAEAGLNAVEINTGGFLPAAHIPVKEIDADPAVARDWLTSFSGTGVSLQGLNCNGNPLHPDRRTGEQHAEDLRRSIRVAGALGQTRVVTMSGLPGAEPGAAQPSWVVNAWSSRALDVLEHQWEVAVPFWREIDELAGEHGVKVAIELHPQNVVFNPPSFLELIERTGAQNIGVELDASHLFWQQMDPIHVVRQLGAHIVHAAAKDVRINPEAAWCGVLDNSFRRLGADEPRQQLGADEWANEWPRNSAWDFVALGRGHDVDYWARFLHALNEVDPNMACQIEHEDTSLGPVEGIEEAAEVLLNAAVQAGLR; via the coding sequence ATGCACCTGGGACTGTATACCGCACCGTTGCATGACCGCCCGCTGGCTGATGCTTTGAAGGTCGTGGCCGAGGCTGGGCTGAACGCCGTCGAGATCAATACCGGAGGATTCCTTCCGGCCGCCCACATCCCGGTCAAGGAGATCGACGCCGACCCGGCGGTCGCCCGCGACTGGCTGACGTCCTTCTCCGGCACTGGGGTGAGCCTGCAGGGGCTCAACTGCAACGGCAATCCCCTGCACCCGGACCGACGGACCGGGGAACAGCACGCCGAGGACCTGCGCCGGAGCATCCGCGTGGCAGGCGCGCTGGGCCAGACGCGTGTCGTGACGATGTCTGGCCTGCCTGGGGCCGAGCCGGGTGCCGCCCAGCCGAGCTGGGTCGTCAACGCCTGGTCCTCACGCGCCCTGGACGTGCTCGAGCACCAGTGGGAGGTGGCTGTGCCGTTCTGGCGGGAGATCGACGAGTTGGCCGGTGAGCACGGGGTCAAGGTCGCTATCGAGCTCCACCCCCAGAACGTGGTGTTCAACCCGCCCTCGTTCCTGGAGCTGATCGAACGCACCGGTGCGCAGAACATCGGGGTGGAGCTGGACGCGAGCCACCTGTTCTGGCAGCAGATGGACCCCATCCACGTAGTGCGTCAGCTGGGCGCCCACATCGTCCACGCGGCGGCAAAGGATGTCCGCATCAACCCGGAGGCCGCCTGGTGCGGCGTACTGGACAACAGCTTCCGACGACTCGGGGCGGACGAGCCCCGGCAGCAGCTCGGAGCCGACGAGTGGGCGAACGAATGGCCCCGCAACTCCGCCTGGGACTTCGTCGCCCTGGGACGGGGCCACGACGTGGACTACTGGGCGCGATTCCTTCATGCGCTGAACGAGGTGGACCCGAACATGGCATGCCAGATCGAACACGAGGACACCTCACTCGGCCCGGTGGAGGGCATAGAGGAGGCGGCCGAGGTCCTCCTGAACGCCGCAGTGCAGGCCGGGCTGCGCTGA
- a CDS encoding Gfo/Idh/MocA family protein, which yields MRGKQIGIAVIGAGMAGAAHAAAWRAATTVRSPFPRPVKLTAIADIAEPLARDVAGRYGFERVETDWRALLDADDVHVVSVVVANRLHREIVEALVSAGKHVLCEKPLSDTMEDARAMAQTALGAEASGQVVRIGFTFRRAPGLAALRELVTSGALGEVVHLHGRYLADYACDPQVPMTWRYRGAPGSGALADVGSHLLYAAEFLAGPMRSVAGAHFRTVVTERPLPLGSTVGHGRGEVSAETEPVTNDDWAGFTAQFDVAAGTFEASRVSHGHPNSLRLEISCREGAAVWDQENPAEIQVHTRDIGGNRDVDNGFRTIRLGPGHPYVGEGFPMSAPGIGFGQNDGFVFQARAFLEEVAGLAEEDSWLRNATFEDGLHNMELIEAIAASAASGGTPRTIAR from the coding sequence ATGAGGGGAAAGCAGATCGGAATCGCCGTGATCGGCGCCGGGATGGCAGGGGCGGCCCACGCCGCAGCCTGGCGGGCGGCCACCACGGTGCGCAGCCCGTTCCCCCGGCCGGTGAAGCTGACCGCGATCGCCGACATCGCCGAGCCGCTGGCCCGTGATGTCGCCGGCCGGTACGGCTTCGAACGGGTCGAGACCGACTGGCGGGCGCTGCTGGACGCCGACGACGTCCACGTCGTCTCTGTGGTGGTGGCCAATCGGCTGCACCGGGAGATCGTCGAGGCTCTGGTCTCCGCCGGCAAACATGTGCTGTGTGAGAAGCCGCTCTCCGACACCATGGAGGACGCCCGGGCGATGGCGCAGACCGCGCTCGGGGCGGAGGCCTCCGGGCAGGTGGTGCGCATCGGCTTCACCTTCCGTCGGGCACCGGGGCTCGCCGCGCTGCGCGAGCTGGTGACCTCAGGAGCACTGGGCGAGGTGGTGCACCTGCATGGCCGGTACCTGGCTGACTACGCCTGTGATCCGCAGGTGCCGATGACCTGGCGCTACCGAGGAGCTCCGGGCTCCGGCGCGCTGGCCGACGTCGGCAGCCACCTGCTCTATGCCGCAGAGTTCCTGGCCGGGCCGATGCGTTCGGTGGCAGGTGCCCATTTCCGCACCGTGGTCACCGAGCGCCCCCTGCCGCTGGGCAGCACGGTGGGTCACGGCAGGGGCGAGGTCAGCGCCGAGACCGAACCGGTGACCAACGACGACTGGGCGGGTTTCACCGCGCAGTTCGACGTCGCCGCGGGCACCTTTGAAGCGTCGCGGGTCTCTCACGGACACCCCAACTCGCTGCGGCTGGAGATCTCCTGCCGCGAGGGTGCCGCAGTGTGGGATCAGGAGAATCCGGCGGAGATCCAGGTCCACACCCGAGACATCGGGGGCAACCGGGACGTCGACAACGGATTCCGGACGATCAGGCTGGGCCCCGGCCACCCCTATGTGGGCGAGGGCTTCCCGATGTCTGCCCCTGGCATCGGCTTCGGCCAGAACGATGGCTTCGTCTTCCAGGCCCGGGCGTTCCTGGAGGAGGTCGCCGGGCTGGCCGAGGAGGATTCCTGGCTACGCAACGCCACCTTCGAGGATGGCCTGCACAACATGGAGCTCATCGAGGCGATCGCCGCCTCAGCAGCCTCCGGCGGCACGCCGAGGACCATAGCCCGCTGA
- a CDS encoding sugar porter family MFS transporter: MESHRTPQAPDRAPGAGRKKSAMLIYLFGALGGLNWGYDTGVISAALVYLRPDFELTSWAEGWIVTGLIIGAVFGAAVGGRLSDKYGRWKILLATAVTFIIAPIGMALAPDATVLFIFRFIVGLGSGLAAVTLPVYLSEISPARIRGKVTAFYALAIVSGQFIGFIIGLSFAPMESWRWMLGLSVIPSILFAVGLAFIWETPRWLVKKGREDEALTILLYDRTPDEAERELMEIHLIQKEEEAAGAQNLKALLQPWVKPILFVGLGLAIFQQIMGINTIIYYAPTTLQNVGFSDQAAIASNLIIGVMNVLAIWLALTYADRWGRKPLLIAGAIGSCLSLAILALTNLLLPEPDGFGVVGIITLACMAIYIFMFQASWGSIVWVMLGEIFPLGVRAAAMGLATTALWFANGVVALGFPPVLEAVGVGWLFAGFSVICFAALVFTYLRVPETKGRSLEEIETNFRNTAGMPVIPSPKRMR, from the coding sequence ATGGAATCTCATCGAACTCCGCAGGCCCCGGACAGGGCTCCCGGCGCGGGACGGAAGAAGAGCGCAATGCTCATCTACCTCTTCGGAGCCCTCGGCGGGCTCAACTGGGGCTATGACACCGGCGTCATCTCCGCAGCGCTGGTCTACCTGCGTCCCGACTTCGAGCTCACCAGCTGGGCCGAGGGCTGGATCGTGACCGGCCTGATCATCGGCGCCGTCTTCGGCGCGGCGGTCGGCGGCCGGCTCTCCGACAAGTACGGCCGCTGGAAGATCCTGCTGGCCACCGCGGTCACGTTCATCATCGCCCCCATCGGCATGGCCCTGGCCCCGGATGCCACGGTGCTGTTCATCTTCCGCTTCATCGTCGGTCTGGGCTCCGGCCTGGCCGCCGTGACGCTGCCGGTCTACCTCTCCGAGATCTCCCCGGCTCGCATCCGCGGCAAGGTCACCGCGTTCTACGCCCTGGCGATCGTCTCCGGGCAGTTCATCGGTTTCATCATCGGCCTGAGCTTCGCCCCGATGGAGTCCTGGCGCTGGATGCTGGGCCTCTCGGTGATCCCTTCCATCCTCTTCGCCGTCGGTTTGGCCTTCATCTGGGAGACCCCGCGCTGGCTCGTCAAGAAGGGCCGCGAAGACGAGGCCCTGACGATCCTGCTCTACGACCGCACCCCGGATGAGGCGGAGCGGGAGCTCATGGAGATCCACCTCATCCAGAAGGAGGAAGAGGCCGCCGGCGCGCAGAACCTCAAGGCGCTGCTGCAGCCCTGGGTCAAGCCGATCCTCTTCGTCGGGTTGGGCCTGGCGATCTTCCAGCAGATCATGGGCATCAACACGATCATCTACTACGCGCCCACCACCCTGCAGAATGTGGGCTTCTCCGACCAGGCCGCCATCGCCTCCAACCTGATCATCGGCGTCATGAACGTCCTGGCCATCTGGCTGGCGCTGACCTACGCGGACCGCTGGGGCCGCAAGCCGCTGCTGATCGCCGGCGCCATCGGCAGCTGCCTGAGCCTGGCGATCCTGGCCCTGACCAACCTGCTGCTTCCCGAGCCGGACGGCTTCGGAGTCGTCGGCATCATCACGCTGGCCTGCATGGCGATCTACATCTTCATGTTCCAGGCCAGCTGGGGCTCCATCGTGTGGGTCATGCTCGGTGAGATCTTCCCCCTGGGTGTGCGGGCGGCGGCGATGGGTCTGGCCACCACGGCCCTGTGGTTCGCCAACGGCGTCGTGGCCCTGGGCTTCCCGCCGGTCCTCGAGGCCGTCGGTGTCGGCTGGCTCTTCGCGGGATTCTCGGTCATCTGCTTCGCCGCCCTGGTGTTCACCTACCTCCGGGTGCCGGAGACCAAGGGCAGGTCCCTGGAGGAGATCGAGACCAACTTCCGCAACACCGCCGGTATGCCGGTGATCCCGAGCCCGAAGCGCATGCGCTGA